The proteins below are encoded in one region of Sporosarcina sp. FSL K6-1508:
- a CDS encoding GNAT family N-acetyltransferase, whose product MTYKVEQVEDLKAIDISHLVKESETEGYRFLTRLVNDYEDGTNTFNKPGEALLAVHNGDGEVVAIGGVNQSPFTEDTNVARLQRFYVLDDARRQGVGSLLLKEIVDYSRGTFNEMTVRTESSKADAFYRANGFELDDSASETTHLMKL is encoded by the coding sequence ATGACGTACAAGGTGGAGCAAGTTGAGGATCTAAAAGCAATCGATATTTCTCATTTAGTAAAAGAAAGCGAAACGGAAGGGTACCGATTTTTAACACGACTAGTCAATGATTATGAGGATGGAACAAACACGTTTAACAAACCGGGCGAAGCGCTGTTAGCTGTTCACAATGGAGATGGCGAAGTAGTAGCAATAGGCGGAGTGAATCAATCGCCATTCACTGAAGATACGAATGTTGCGCGTTTGCAAAGATTTTATGTGTTGGATGATGCGAGGCGTCAAGGTGTAGGTTCTCTTTTACTAAAAGAAATCGTGGATTATTCCCGTGGCACTTTCAATGAAATGACGGTGCGAACTGAATCTTCGAAAGCGGATGCTTTTTATAGAGCAAACGGATTCGAACTGGACGACTCCGCTTCTGAGACGACGCATTTGATGAAATTGTAG
- a CDS encoding GNAT family N-acetyltransferase — translation MLIRAANIGDAPGITKVQVDSWRTTFKGIVPDDFLDSLSYAKREPVWRRAITENNLYIAEVENGQVIGFSVGGKERTGNYEAYTGELYSIFILAEHQGTGIGRLLVQSVVDDLKKKKLNTMLIWVIEENPACRFYEALGGKRIDTREIEIGGKKMREIAYGWNDIAEYN, via the coding sequence ATGTTAATTCGCGCTGCAAATATAGGGGATGCACCAGGTATAACAAAAGTCCAAGTGGATAGTTGGAGGACGACGTTCAAGGGGATCGTGCCGGACGATTTTTTGGATAGCCTTTCCTATGCTAAACGGGAACCGGTTTGGAGACGTGCGATAACAGAAAATAATCTATACATAGCAGAAGTTGAGAATGGGCAAGTAATCGGGTTTTCTGTAGGCGGAAAAGAACGAACAGGGAATTATGAAGCGTATACAGGCGAATTATATTCGATTTTTATCTTGGCAGAACACCAAGGAACAGGGATTGGACGATTATTGGTCCAATCTGTAGTCGATGATTTAAAGAAAAAGAAGTTAAATACAATGCTTATTTGGGTCATAGAAGAAAATCCAGCTTGCCGCTTTTATGAGGCTTTAGGTGGGAAAAGAATTGATACGCGGGAAATCGAAATTGGTGGCAAAAAAATGAGAGAAATTGCATATGGTTGGAATGATATAGCGGAGTATAACTAA
- a CDS encoding short-chain dehydrogenase, which produces MKRTNHALVIGGTGMLTGVCLYLAREDYSVSVIGRTFSKFKQLHVDSQPNSIFPLLTDYDTDDVDEEVNKAIQERGPFDLIISWTSNYRVLERICEMNHGNASFRLFHVKGSLRYFKDESIRIHSRCNYRKIYLGFVIEESGSRWLTHDEIANGVIKQIRIDEEVGIIGQIHPYEARPR; this is translated from the coding sequence ATGAAGCGTACTAATCATGCTCTAGTCATTGGCGGAACGGGGATGCTCACCGGAGTTTGTCTTTACCTTGCACGTGAAGATTATTCAGTATCTGTCATTGGGCGTACATTTTCGAAGTTTAAACAATTACATGTTGACAGTCAGCCTAATTCTATATTTCCTCTTTTGACTGATTACGATACCGATGATGTAGATGAAGAAGTTAATAAAGCGATTCAAGAACGAGGTCCGTTTGATCTTATTATCAGTTGGACATCAAATTACAGGGTGCTTGAGCGTATTTGTGAAATGAACCATGGGAACGCTTCGTTTCGTTTATTCCATGTAAAGGGTAGCTTACGGTACTTCAAAGATGAGTCTATCCGTATTCATAGCCGGTGCAACTACCGGAAAATCTATTTAGGATTTGTAATTGAAGAGAGTGGATCACGGTGGCTTACACACGATGAGATTGCGAATGGAGTTATTAAACAAATTAGGATAGATGAAGAAGTGGGGATAATAGGTCAAATTCATCCCTATGAAGCACGCCCGAGATAA
- a CDS encoding DUF402 domain-containing protein: MLKRKYGSRYDWKRVTERAYTELYIDSDSSFKGYVSLLHLKEVREPLYMSYEERTVCIADDGYYWMQHFPEGQNYSVTTVFNSSGGIVQWYIDICKSIGYCTKNGPWMDDLYLDLIVLPTGKIIEKDIDELEIALKNKEISTWEYELAWTEFDRLKLELTDGCLKLKEMTMSHFDLLSQSFDVAERGN; the protein is encoded by the coding sequence ATGCTGAAACGAAAATATGGAAGTAGGTATGATTGGAAACGAGTAACGGAAAGGGCTTATACGGAGCTTTATATCGACTCAGATTCATCCTTCAAGGGATATGTGAGCTTGCTTCATCTAAAAGAAGTAAGAGAGCCCTTATACATGAGCTACGAGGAGAGAACCGTTTGCATTGCAGATGACGGATATTACTGGATGCAACATTTCCCGGAAGGGCAGAACTATTCAGTTACAACGGTGTTTAATTCCTCGGGTGGTATTGTGCAATGGTATATCGATATATGTAAAAGTATTGGGTATTGTACCAAGAACGGACCGTGGATGGATGATTTATATTTGGATCTCATTGTATTACCGACTGGGAAAATCATTGAAAAGGATATTGATGAGTTGGAAATAGCTTTGAAGAACAAAGAAATTTCTACCTGGGAGTATGAATTAGCTTGGACTGAATTTGATCGACTTAAACTAGAACTGACAGATGGTTGTTTGAAATTAAAGGAGATGACGATGTCTCATTTTGATTTGTTGTCCCAATCTTTTGACGTCGCTGAAAGGGGTAATTGA
- a CDS encoding GNAT family N-acetyltransferase, with amino-acid sequence MLIRKAEIEDTKGIAKVHVDSWRTTYKGIVPDTFLESLSYEQRELMWKKGIKENHVYIAENENGRIIGFSTGGKERTGKYEAHTGELYAIYLLKEYQGKGIGRSLIQSVVNDLKGKNLNSMLIWAIEENPACRFYEALGGKRVDTVEIEIAGKKLSEVAYGWNKIADLITK; translated from the coding sequence ATGTTAATTAGAAAAGCCGAGATAGAGGATACAAAAGGAATTGCAAAAGTCCATGTGGATAGCTGGAGGACGACATACAAAGGGATTGTACCAGACACCTTTTTGGAAAGTCTTTCTTATGAACAACGCGAGCTGATGTGGAAAAAGGGGATAAAAGAGAATCACGTATACATAGCGGAAAATGAGAATGGTCGAATCATCGGGTTTTCTACAGGTGGAAAAGAACGTACTGGAAAATATGAAGCACATACAGGGGAATTATATGCAATTTATCTTTTGAAAGAGTATCAGGGAAAAGGAATAGGGCGATCACTCATTCAGTCTGTTGTGAATGATTTAAAAGGAAAGAACTTAAACTCGATGCTCATATGGGCGATAGAAGAGAATCCGGCTTGCCGTTTTTATGAAGCGTTAGGCGGGAAGCGAGTTGACACGGTAGAAATCGAAATTGCAGGCAAGAAGTTGAGTGAAGTTGCTTATGGATGGAATAAAATAGCTGATTTAATAACGAAATAA